From Acinonyx jubatus isolate Ajub_Pintada_27869175 chromosome E2, VMU_Ajub_asm_v1.0, whole genome shotgun sequence:
GGTCTGGCCTTTTCTGACCACGGGGGACTCCGTGTGACCCACTCAGCTGGCGGAGGGAGAAAATCTGGAACTGCAGGCGGGTCGGCGGCATCCTGACGTGTGAGCTGCCCGTGTGGGGGGTCCCTCACTTGCAAGGACAGTGATGGGCAGTTTGAGGCGTCGGGTGCCAGAGCCACAGGTACATTAATGCTCCTTCCAACGTCAAAGTGAATTTTAAGTCACTTGTAAAGTGGGGCCAACAACAGCCTTTTATCCCCCAAAGGACAGTTGGTAACCACGGCCAGTGCCAAGAGATCCCAGCTGGGCCCGGGTCCTTGAGCGCGAGGCCACTCACCACTGAGATCAGCCCCCGGTGCACACAGCAGGCGCTCAGTGGACGTTGGCTCCTGGAGTGGAGGCAGGCCCGCCGAGCGGTGAGGTCTGCAGACTTCACTTCCATCCGTGGGGACCATCAGGTGCGAGCCAGAGAAGCTGACTCGAGTCACACAAGCCAAAACGGAGCTGCCTGGAAGAATCCGGGGCTCCCTTCTGGGAAGGCAGGCGGGTGATGGGGCCCGGAGTCGGGTCAGGAACACGGCAGCAGGAACCACTCTGCTATCTCTCTGTCCCCGGCATCGTCCCACTCAGGACCCGAGTCCCGGGGACCTTTCCACCTGCTGCGGGAGGCGAGGCGCCTGCAGGGAGGCGGGAGGTAGTTCCAAGCTTCtgccctgggggaggaggggactcCGGGAGGGGGTCCTGGGCCTCATGGAGAGGAGAGGCGTGTGGCTGCGCCGACCACAGTCCCGCCTTGATGGAGCTGAAATGTCCCGGAGCAGTTATCTTGTCCCGCAAATTTGTCGGCGGTCTATCCAGTTCGAGTTCTTTCCACCTTCGTTCCTTATCTATCTGCTGTCTCCTCCCTTGGTCCTTGGACACGGGTATTGGGAGGGCAGAGGCAGTTGTTTGTTTGCAGGTCAGGTGGAGTGTGGTTCTCCGGGCTTGCATTCTGTGGTTCTCAGCGGGAATGAGAGCCCTGCCTGGGAAGGCCCGAGAACCCAGAGCCATCCttctgccctctcctcctcccccccacctccttgcgccgctccagcctcccctctctcctccctgccttcatccttctttctttcttctccacacacaccctccctcccctgagaCTGAGACTCATTTGCACAGGGCTGGGGCAGCCCTCccacccgcccccctcctcctcctcctccctgcatcTGTCCAGACCACCAGCTCCTCAGGCTTGGGAACAGATTACGTGCCCAGGGGCCGAGGGGAGCTCCCAGCCAACATGGCAAGTCTGAGCCCCCGTCTGGTCCAACCCTCCCCGACCACTCCCGTGGGTCCGTCATGGCTTTGCCCTTGGTGTCGAGGGCAGTTGTCTGACAAAACGCTCCACTTAACGCGAATCAACCTGGAAACGGGAGGGGGATCCTCACCGGGCCACCTGTCACATCGTAATGCCCAGTGTGGTAGCTGCTCTCCGTCGCTGGAACGCCGCTGACCGCTGCTTCTGAGGGGCACCCAGGAATTAATCGTTCTTGCTGTGCCCAAGAAGCTCCGGTTGGACGTTCGCGGCAGAGAGGTCATGCCGTGTTCTCTCGGCAAAGTTCCGGTAAGGACTCCGCGAGCCGGTGCAGCGCTGAGGGCCCAAGGCGCCGTCTACCCTCGCAAGGACATCTCGAGTTGGGACGTACACGGAAAGATAAATTGGAAAGGTGACCCACGTCAAGGGTGCTGAGTGCAAGCCCCCGCCCGTCCCGCACCCCTCCCCACGCGCCCTCCTCCGGCTGGCGCCCTCCCGGGAACCCTGTGTGGCCCTCAGGGCAGCAGAAGGAGGGGTGTGTGGGACAGAAGGAGATCTCCAAGAGGAAGAGGGCCAGTTGTAGAGAGTATGCAGAGCATGTGGCCTGGAGGGGCatagggggaagaggaggaggggagaccatctgggaggggacggggaggggggagacccCTGGGGGGAGAAGGGACTTGCGAGGAGCCACGGGGAGGCCTCGGAAGGATGATTTTAGGGCCTTCTGAGCCAGTGGACCCCTGGGACACGTTCGGGAGAGGGGACACTGTCTGGGAAGGGGCTCGAGCCCACACCCAGGCACGTGTCCCCCTTGCACGCCTTCCCGGGAGGACAGTTTGGAGTCAGGCCAGGGCAGTTGAGGAATCAAACACTTGATGGCATTGGGCAAACCTTGCGTGACGCGTCTGCTTTTAAAGACAGGAACACTCGGTCTGTTGACAACAGTGCCCGGCTTGGCCTCTGCCGCACCTGCCCCTTCGCGCCCTGTGCAGACCCCACGCCGCAGCCCCTCGGACTCTCCGTCTGGGCCGCCTCGGtggcctgctctctctccctcccgtcCTCCCTGCCTCTTGTTGCTTTCTGCCTAGAGTTGTTCTTTGTCTCCATCCTTAGGGCTCAGCGGAAGCCCCACTTCCTCAGGGAGGCCCGCTGTGGTGCTCCCACAACTCCGCTGTGGAGTAGGGCCCCAGAGCACCACCCCCCGTGCCCGCCACGACGCTCCTAACTGCTCGCGCTCACTACGCATTTTCTGACTGCCTGTCCCTGCGGATTCCGAGCTCCGAGAGGACAGGGCCCCATCTGTCTCGTTCCCTCTTGGTCCCCAGTGCTTCGTAGAGGGTGCGGCGCATCGTAGGCGCGTCGACTTCTTCTGTGCTTCGGGGGCTGGCCCAGCCCCTTCTAACGGACACTTTCTTAAAGTGCGTTTGCCCGTCGAGGTCTGTGGGTCCTCTCTGGGGAGTGACAGTGGCGGCTTCAGGTCTCTGCATATCTCTGCTTTGATGGTGATGATATTTTTAGTAATGACAGTAATACCAGTAATTATAACGGAAAGTGCAACCACCTGTAGAGCCCCTTCTGGGCTCCAGGGGCCGTGTCCGGGGGCGTTTTGTAAGCATTCCTGTATTTGATGCTCACCGTGTGCCGACGAAGTAGGTGTCATTGTCTCGAgattcagagaaacaaaagagcCTATgcaaagggggcgcctgggcggctcagtgggttaagcgtctgacttgcgctcaggtcatgatctcatgttttgtgagttcgagccccgcgtcgggctctgtgctgacagctcagggcctggagcctgcttcagattctgtgtctccctctctctctctctctgcccctagccgcCCCCCTgccatgctctatctt
This genomic window contains:
- the CA5A gene encoding carbonic anhydrase 5A, mitochondrial isoform X1, whose translation is MGPGVGSGTRQQEPLCYLSVPGIVPLRTRVPGTFPPAAGGEAPAGRREVVPSFCPGGGGDSGRGSWASWRGEACGCADHSPALMELKCPGAVILSRKFVGGLSSSSSFHLRSLSICCLLPWSLDTGIGRAEAVVCLQVRWSVVLRACILWFSAGMRALPGKAREPRAILLPSPPPPHLLAPLQPPLSPPCLHPSFFLLHTHPPSPETETHLHRAGAALPPAPLLLLLPASVQTTSSSGLGTDYVPRGRGELPANMASLSPRLVQPSPTTPVGPSWLCPWCRGQLSDKTLHLTRINLETGGGSSPGHLSHRNAQCGSCSPSLERR